A region of Trachemys scripta elegans isolate TJP31775 chromosome 24, CAS_Tse_1.0, whole genome shotgun sequence DNA encodes the following proteins:
- the LOC117869679 gene encoding interferon-inducible GTPase 5-like: MCRRLLLIQPRAPPPAARLGLSVSVSPPPPSSERNQPSRSLGASGEMLSSAMQSLELREQDLTEMGSLIQSRVVLEVSTQVQTLLDSLDSATLDIAVTGESGAGKSTLVNALRGLSDSDPRAAPTGVVETTAEPTPYPHPGLPSVRLWDLPGTGTPSFRAEQYLEQVGLMHFDFFLLVASERFRESHAQLAQALGAAGRRFYFIRTKVDQDLRASRRRRPGRCQEGQVLGEIRADCARQLEKEGVAAPRVFLLSAFQLHRFDFPRLQATLAEELAGHKRHALLLALPALTAEAVGRRKETLRRHVWKKALLASLVSALPGLPLQLNVPMLVETLGSYRRSFGLDEESLGVLARAGAGSPQRLRAQVRSALGRELSPAAVQDVLSQAALCGQVAARLARTRLPLLENLVAGGISFVAAYFLLHSALEDFAGDAQRVLEAAYGTEEEGGPCDPPDPGFLFD, encoded by the exons ATGTGCAGGCGGCTGCTCTTAATCCAGCCCCGAGCTCCTCCCCCGGCCGCCCGCCTGGGCCTTTCAGTTTCcgtttcccccccgcccccgagctcGGAGCGAAACCAGCCCAGCCGCTCCCTGGGAGCCTCCGGAGAAATGCT CTCCTCCGCCATGCAGAGCCTGGAGCTGCGGGAGCAGGACCTGACCGAGATGGGCTCCCTGATCCAATCCCGTGTGGTTCTGGAAGTTTCCACCCAGGTCCAAACCCTGCTGGATTCGCTGGACTCTGCCACCCTGGACATCGCCGTGACAGGGGAATCCGGCGCCGGCAAATCCACCTTGGTCAACGCCCTCCGTGGCCTGAGCGACTCGGACCCCCGCGCCGCCCCCACCGGCGTCGTGGAGACCACCGCCGAGCCCACACCCTACCCCCACCCCGGCCTCCCCAGCGTCCGGCTCTGGGACCTCCCCGGCACTGGCACCCCCAGCTTCCGGGCCGAGCAGTACCTGGAGCAGGTGGGCTTGATGCACTTCGATTTCTTCCTCCTCGTGGCTTCGGAGCGGTTCCGGGAGAGCCACGcccagctggcccaggccctgggcGCCGCGGGCAGGCGCTTCTACTTCATCCGCACCAAGGTGGATCAGGACCTGCGGGCGTCCCGCCGGCGCCGGCCGGGCCGCTGCCAGGAGGGCCAGGTGCTGGGTGAGATCCGCGCGGACTGCGCCCGCCAGCTGGAGAAGGAAGGCGTGGCCGCCCCGCGGGTTTTCCTGCTCTCCGCCTTCCAGCTGCATCGCTTCGACTTCCCGCGGCTGCAGGCCACGCTGGCGGAGGAGCTGGCCGGGCACAAGCGCCACGCGCTGCTCCTGGCACTACCGGCCCTGACGGCCGAGGCCGTGGGGCGCCGGAAGGAGACGCTGCGGCGCCATGTCTGGAAGAAGGCCCTGCTGGCGTCCCTGGTCTCGGCACTGCCAGGGCTCCCACTGCAGCTCAACGTGCCCATGCTGGTGGAGACGCTGGGCTCCTACCGCCGCAGCTTTGGCCTGGACGAGGAGTCCCTGGGGGTGCTGGCCCGGGCGGGCGCCGGCTCCCCCCAGCGGCTGCGGGCTCAGGTACGGTCGGCGCTGGGCCGGgagctctccccggcagctgtgCAGGACGTGCTGAGCCAGGCCGCGCTCTGTGGGCAGGTGGCCGCCCGCCTGGCCCGCACCCGCCTGCCGCTGCTGGAGAACCTGGTGGCCGGCGGCATCTCCTTTGTGGCCGCCTACTTCCTGCTGCACAGCGCCCTGGAGGACTTCGCCGGTGACGCCCAGCGGGTGCTGGAAGCTGCCTACGGgacggaggaggagggggggcctTGTGACCCCCCTGATCCTGGGTTCCTCTTTGACTGA